The sequence below is a genomic window from Monodelphis domestica isolate mMonDom1 chromosome 2, mMonDom1.pri, whole genome shotgun sequence.
CGATTGAAggattttccacattcattacatttacatGGTTTATCACCAGTGTGAACTTTCTGATGGTCACGAAATGTAGATTTATGcctaaaggctttcccacattcattgcattcatagggttttttGTCATTATGGATACTCTGATGTTGAACGAGATGCTTTCTcaaactaaaagccttcccacaTTGATTACATACGTAGGGCTTTTCTTTGGTGTGAATGATTTGATGTCCGATTAGAAGTGCACTTCGACTAAATGATCGCCCACATTCaccacattcataaggtttctctccagtgtgaattctctggtgttcgATTAGACGGAAACGTCGATTGTAggatttcccacattcattacattcatagggtttctctttGGTGTGTGTGATTTGATGTCCAGTGAGGTACGATTTCTTAcagaaagctttcccacattcatcacATTTGTAAGGTTTCTCTGTGGTATGGATTCTTTCGTGCTCAATAAGAAATGAACTATTGCTAAAGCACTTGCCACACTGGGTACATTCATAGGGCCTCTCCCCAGTGTGGATCTTCTGATGCCGTATAAAGCCAGAATTTCTAGTAAACGATTTCCCGCATTTATTGCActcataaggcttctctccagtatgagttctcATATGTTCAAGAAGTTGTGAACGATGGCTAAAACTCTTCATACATTTTTCACATTTGTAAGGTTTTTCTCcggtgtggattctctgatggtcCAGAAGCCGTGACTTGCGCCCAAAGGCCATACCACATTCACTACAGCCAAAGGGCTTTTCTCCTATATGAAGTTTCTGATGATGGAAGTGACATGAACTATCCTTGAAGGCTTTCCCGCACTCAGTGCATCTATACGCTCTCTCTGGGGCATGGCTTCTCTGATGTTCTGTGAGGTACCAGGAACGTCGGAAGGTCTTTCCACACTCCTTACACACATAGGGTTTTTCCCCCGTGTGAATCCTCTGATGTTCAATAAGGTACGAGTTACGAAtgaaacctttcccacactcattGCAATGATAGGGTTTTTCTCCAGAATGGATTTTTAGATGCTGGAACAGACTTGAGCGATTACTCAAAGTTTTCCCACATTCGTCACATTTGTAGAGCTCTCCTCCTGTATGGATGAACTGATGCCGAAGGAGGCTCGAGCTATttctgaaggctttcccacattctccACACTGGTAGGGCTTTTCTCCTGTGTGGATGAGCTGATGCTGAAGGAGGCTTGAGCTGGTACTGAACGCCTTTCCACACTCCTCACATTTGAAAGGTTTCTCAGCAGTGTGTACTGGCTGATGCTCTAAGAGATCTTGGCTTTGACGGAAGGCTCTCCCACATTTGTTACACCTATAAGgtctctctccagtatggattctctggtGCTCAGTGAGGGTCGATTTCCTCTTGAAGGTCTTCCCACACTCATTACATGGAAAGGGTCTCTCTCCACTATGGATAACCTGATGTCGGATGAGGTGATAGCTTCGAGTAAACCTTTTCCCACACTCATAACATACGTAGTGGCCTGGCCAACTGTGAATGCTCTGGGGCTGAGGGAGGTGGGACATGGAAACTAACTGTTCTCCACCCTGACAGCCATAGGGTGCCTCATTAGTTTGGAACACATTAAATCCAACAAAAGCTGAATTCTGTCTGTTGAAAAAGTCTTCATATTCATTAAGCAGGCTTGGTTTTTCCTCTGCATGGAGGCAGGGACGACTGTTAGGATTGAAGATTCTCTGATCCAAAGTTGTCTCTTGATTCAGGCTGAAAGAGTTTCCATATTTGTTTAGCATGTCTGGTTTTTCCTCTGCTTGAGAAAGCTGATCATTGTCATCTACAATTTCATGCTTCAATGCCATCTCTCCATTCTGTGGTTTGTCCTCATCACCTAAGGATTAAGAGATGCAGATGTCAGTCAAGAGAAGGGCTGAGAGTACTCAGCGCAGGCCAATGTGAACACGGTCTGATGACttcaagagacagaaaaagaagccTAAAGTCTTCACCTGGATTCCAGATTTGTCTCAGGTGACAAGAGTACTTTGCCTTCCAGCACTAAATGGCCACAGAACCCACAAAAtctagaatttcagagttggaagagaccttggaagcattcttggaaaaaaaattctgaacatGACACCAAATAAAAGGAGCACTTCTATTTACATAGCAGGAAAgagggttgtacatgtattacaACTCATTTTTCCTATTATAAGAAATTCAACACATAGTTTTCAAAGCTCTTAATTGtgtattcttccatttttcctggACCTCTAGCTGTCCCccagtcaaattaaaaaaaaaaaaccctggtaACAACCATGCAGCACACCTACCTATCAGGAAGTGCAAGGCCTCAGAAGCTCGACCACACCTGAAAGGCACCCTCCCTTattgtaatggtgaaaatttcacctttaaagattgtcataatattaaaactatggccgccaaggaatttacttaagaaattcctaaaaatgaaacactcaagtcagaatggagtttgtggtggtttaatcacaatgggagtaagaaagggagagggagaggagagaggagaaaagggaaaggggttactcaatctctggccaaggcagagggagattaggTCCAAAGGGGCCAAAGTAGAGAAGGAactcagtccttgactcatgtgatcgatctcaagggaagctgtctgcaggcctcctccctgctcaaggtCCTAGCACGAACTCCCGTCCTGCTCTGTccccaggaagtgagcgaatttcagaggctgttccctgcctcacttcctgtgcctcccAAATCCAATgctggctctagcttgacctaggaccgcccagaggtctgtccttttttctgcatgtctgttgagggccatattctcaaataattaaatcttgagttttgctgcagcccttcctaatctctacctgagtagggtggagactgcagtttccaagacctgactctcTTACTccgagtatctccattgtcactgatcaggaaatagctaaatcccatcctccagagaatggtctgaacagggtggaatagttttgaaattcacattatGAAGACTATCAAAGGTCAGGGCTGGGAAGGGGCTGCTGCCTCTCACTTTTAagtctaaacttttttttcccccttccccccattgcTTTGATTTTTGTCCTCTGCCACCAGTCTTCCATAGGTGAGCCTTTCAAGTCTTCTTTCCTCCTGGCCAGTAGGCCCCCTTTCTTCCTCACAAGAGTGCCAGTCTGACCATTGCCTCCTCCTCCTAGGAGTTAGGTTGGGTGCTGCTTCCCCCCTTTTCCCTGCTGGTGACTTGGGCTTTTTCCTGACCACTTTGGAAAGCTACTATATACTAGATTGGACCTAGAGCTCCAACTAGGGCACTCACTGTGCCAGCGTGATGGGGAT
It includes:
- the LOC103095762 gene encoding zinc finger protein 665-like isoform X1, which translates into the protein MPLPPTLDQTTDTEWPPSILERPGNGILGGTATFGGVALLPMYPRANWALPVSASCWVHVVCGRASRVGPLCCLLHLDLPRLLPWGRVTPRPDADARGAWGPQAVLAPSREGGARGAGPGVAAWRSGGFFDRRKLRPAVARDLPRATQLNSDPQNEVPPPSPDGLEHTQKGRPQAGSRAKLPRDVEAAFVLFYCTGIIPPPPPPPVELTGASAAERGHFHLQPFRRMPVLAVDVAIPAGDEDKPQNGEMALKHEIVDDNDQLSQAEEKPDMLNKYGNSFSLNQETTLDQRIFNPNSRPCLHAEEKPSLLNEYEDFFNRQNSAFVGFNVFQTNEAPYGCQGGEQLVSMSHLPQPQSIHSWPGHYVCYECGKRFTRSYHLIRHQVIHSGERPFPCNECGKTFKRKSTLTEHQRIHTGERPYRCNKCGRAFRQSQDLLEHQPVHTAEKPFKCEECGKAFSTSSSLLQHQLIHTGEKPYQCGECGKAFRNSSSLLRHQFIHTGGELYKCDECGKTLSNRSSLFQHLKIHSGEKPYHCNECGKGFIRNSYLIEHQRIHTGEKPYVCKECGKTFRRSWYLTEHQRSHAPERAYRCTECGKAFKDSSCHFHHQKLHIGEKPFGCSECGMAFGRKSRLLDHQRIHTGEKPYKCEKCMKSFSHRSQLLEHMRTHTGEKPYECNKCGKSFTRNSGFIRHQKIHTGERPYECTQCGKCFSNSSFLIEHERIHTTEKPYKCDECGKAFCKKSYLTGHQITHTKEKPYECNECGKSYNRRFRLIEHQRIHTGEKPYECGECGRSFSRSALLIGHQIIHTKEKPYVCNQCGKAFSLRKHLVQHQSIHNDKKPYECNECGKAFRHKSTFRDHQKVHTGDKPCKCNECGKSFNRTFHLIEHQRTHTKEKPYECSECGKCFSRSSVFTQHQKIHSEDHKPFECNECGKSFTRNSVFVKHQKIHSKENKPNECGKSFSQNSAFIQQQEMHTNENLN
- the LOC103095762 gene encoding zinc finger protein 260-like isoform X3: MAALGAPRPRQMLTLEEPGAPRPYLPPPVKVEPEGLAQELPPGGAEGDEDKPQNGEMALKHEIVDDNDQLSQAEEKPDMLNKYGNSFSLNQETTLDQRIFNPNSRPCLHAEEKPSLLNEYEDFFNRQNSAFVGFNVFQTNEAPYGCQGGEQLVSMSHLPQPQSIHSWPGHYVCYECGKRFTRSYHLIRHQVIHSGERPFPCNECGKTFKRKSTLTEHQRIHTGERPYRCNKCGRAFRQSQDLLEHQPVHTAEKPFKCEECGKAFSTSSSLLQHQLIHTGEKPYQCGECGKAFRNSSSLLRHQFIHTGGELYKCDECGKTLSNRSSLFQHLKIHSGEKPYHCNECGKGFIRNSYLIEHQRIHTGEKPYVCKECGKTFRRSWYLTEHQRSHAPERAYRCTECGKAFKDSSCHFHHQKLHIGEKPFGCSECGMAFGRKSRLLDHQRIHTGEKPYKCEKCMKSFSHRSQLLEHMRTHTGEKPYECNKCGKSFTRNSGFIRHQKIHTGERPYECTQCGKCFSNSSFLIEHERIHTTEKPYKCDECGKAFCKKSYLTGHQITHTKEKPYECNECGKSYNRRFRLIEHQRIHTGEKPYECGECGRSFSRSALLIGHQIIHTKEKPYVCNQCGKAFSLRKHLVQHQSIHNDKKPYECNECGKAFRHKSTFRDHQKVHTGDKPCKCNECGKSFNRTFHLIEHQRTHTKEKPYECSECGKCFSRSSVFTQHQKIHSEDHKPFECNECGKSFTRNSVFVKHQKIHSKENKPNECGKSFSQNSAFIQQQEMHTNENLN
- the LOC103095762 gene encoding zinc finger protein 665-like isoform X2, with the translated sequence MIFSSFFDRRKLRPAVARDLPRATQLNSDPQNEVPPPSPDGLEHTQKGRPQAGSRAKLPRDVEAAFVLFYCTGIIPPPPPPPVELTGASAAERGHFHLQPFRRMPVLAVDVAIPAGDEDKPQNGEMALKHEIVDDNDQLSQAEEKPDMLNKYGNSFSLNQETTLDQRIFNPNSRPCLHAEEKPSLLNEYEDFFNRQNSAFVGFNVFQTNEAPYGCQGGEQLVSMSHLPQPQSIHSWPGHYVCYECGKRFTRSYHLIRHQVIHSGERPFPCNECGKTFKRKSTLTEHQRIHTGERPYRCNKCGRAFRQSQDLLEHQPVHTAEKPFKCEECGKAFSTSSSLLQHQLIHTGEKPYQCGECGKAFRNSSSLLRHQFIHTGGELYKCDECGKTLSNRSSLFQHLKIHSGEKPYHCNECGKGFIRNSYLIEHQRIHTGEKPYVCKECGKTFRRSWYLTEHQRSHAPERAYRCTECGKAFKDSSCHFHHQKLHIGEKPFGCSECGMAFGRKSRLLDHQRIHTGEKPYKCEKCMKSFSHRSQLLEHMRTHTGEKPYECNKCGKSFTRNSGFIRHQKIHTGERPYECTQCGKCFSNSSFLIEHERIHTTEKPYKCDECGKAFCKKSYLTGHQITHTKEKPYECNECGKSYNRRFRLIEHQRIHTGEKPYECGECGRSFSRSALLIGHQIIHTKEKPYVCNQCGKAFSLRKHLVQHQSIHNDKKPYECNECGKAFRHKSTFRDHQKVHTGDKPCKCNECGKSFNRTFHLIEHQRTHTKEKPYECSECGKCFSRSSVFTQHQKIHSEDHKPFECNECGKSFTRNSVFVKHQKIHSKENKPNECGKSFSQNSAFIQQQEMHTNENLN